From a single Nicotiana tabacum cultivar K326 chromosome 8, ASM71507v2, whole genome shotgun sequence genomic region:
- the LOC107788695 gene encoding uncharacterized protein LOC107788695: MVSLETATTSVEPKSSPRISFSADFLDEKNFISTSPNSQVEKKCEKELNAAEFEFLSSNFTSGNMTTADELIFEGKLLPYWQIYHSEKLNKISLKTEEIMTETEVKGKEEMNRPTNWFIDEDPSPRPPTCNVLWKELLRLKKQKQRPSSLSPSSSSSSNSEISTTDESKEKHVNKIKKRLERSRSATISVRPLINVPICTQAKNNALPPLFSLNKGRLER, from the coding sequence ATGGTGTCCTTAGAAACTGCCACTACATCTGTTGAACCGAAATCGAGTCCCCGGATTTCGTTCTCTGCAGACTTTCTTGATGAGAAAAACTTCATATCCACAAGTCCAAATTCTCAAGTAGAGAAAAAATGCGAAAAAGAGCTTAATGCAGCAGAATTTGAGTTCCTATCCAGCAATTTTACAAGCGGAAACATGACCACGGCCGATGAGCTAATTTTTGAAGGTAAGTTACTTCCGTATTGGCAAATATACCATTCTGAAAAACTCAACAAGATTAGTCTCAAAACAGAAGAAATAATGACTGAAACAGAGGTGAAAGGTAAAGAAGAGATGAATAGGCCAACAAATTGGTTTATTGATGAGGATCCATCTCCTAGGCCACCAACATGTAACGTTTTATGGAAAGAGTTATTGAGATTGAAAAAGCAAAAGCAAAGACCTTCCTCTTTATCACCTTCCTCTTCTTCGAGCTCGAATTCTGAAATTTCTACAACAGATGAAAGCAAAGAGAAGCATGTGAACAAGATTAAGAAAAGGTTGGAGAGATCTAGATCAGCAACTATTAGTGTAAGACCTTTGATTAATGTGCCAATTTGCACACAGGCTAAAAATAATGCACTACCACCTCTTTTTTCCCTTAACAAAGGAAGACTAGAGAGGTGA